A DNA window from Nitrospira sp. contains the following coding sequences:
- a CDS encoding hypothetical protein (Evidence 5 : Unknown function; MaGe:77310774) — translation MRSEKSADSTTGCFDMIMTGSSLNLIDRESLVRLDHTRRSTGMKEISFLPMFLKDNPYFQLCQDITASQ, via the coding sequence ATGAGGAGCGAGAAGAGCGCCGACTCTACCACTGGCTGTTTCGACATGATCATGACTGGCTCATCGCTCAACCTCATCGATCGAGAATCACTCGTCAGGCTGGATCACACACGCAGGTCGACTGGAATGAAAGAGATCAGTTTCTTGCCCATGTTCTTGAAAGACAACCCTTACTTCCAGCTCTGTCAGGACATCACCGCATCTCAATAA
- a CDS encoding hypothetical protein (Evidence 4 : Unknown function but conserved in other organisms; MaGe:77310775), producing MTMGMMQGYRQAVQKFSGIKKLTDEAMQDWLDIALPKLPPRTQQMFVDEVFFLTTGLPPSYAESECPQPPKSGRASRAKTKTMMIDAQATQEAFDLQQRVSDVLGGEVAATAWLTRKHRALKNKTPLSILGTSAGNARVEQLLKRTKRSPLPVDAPLQKKKTVASRKARSVSTIRKAED from the coding sequence ATGACGATGGGTATGATGCAGGGGTATCGCCAAGCAGTGCAAAAGTTTAGTGGCATTAAGAAACTCACTGACGAGGCCATGCAAGATTGGCTCGATATTGCTTTGCCAAAACTGCCGCCACGCACACAACAGATGTTCGTCGATGAGGTCTTCTTCCTGACAACAGGATTGCCGCCCTCGTATGCGGAGAGTGAGTGCCCTCAACCGCCAAAAAGTGGTAGAGCATCGCGTGCCAAAACCAAAACTATGATGATCGACGCGCAAGCGACACAGGAGGCCTTTGATCTACAGCAGCGGGTAAGTGACGTATTGGGTGGCGAAGTCGCAGCAACGGCATGGCTGACCCGTAAACATCGGGCGCTCAAGAACAAAACTCCGCTTTCCATTCTTGGAACCTCGGCCGGAAACGCTCGCGTGGAGCAGCTCTTGAAGAGGACTAAACGATCTCCACTTCCCGTAGACGCGCCACTTCAGAAAAAGAAAACCGTTGCCAGTCGAAAGGCTCGCTCCGTGAGCACGATCCGGAAAGCGGAAGATTGA
- a CDS encoding hypothetical protein (Evidence 4 : Unknown function but conserved in other organisms; MaGe:77310776) — MSRQQDSPRNLTPAIIHVRLSAEPLSPQKQEQVRQEVQEILKRRQHYLDLARRQHHSND, encoded by the coding sequence ATGAGCAGACAACAAGACAGCCCTCGTAACCTTACTCCGGCCATTATTCATGTCCGCCTCTCCGCTGAGCCCCTTTCACCCCAAAAGCAGGAACAGGTACGCCAAGAGGTCCAGGAGATCTTGAAGCGGCGTCAACACTATCTAGACCTGGCTCGCAGGCAACACCACTCTAATGATTAA
- a CDS encoding hypothetical protein (Evidence 4 : Unknown function but conserved in other organisms; MaGe:77310777), whose protein sequence is MYKSSQQPEVPSRLHVILEPRAGHSLQEILTALEHLDATEIDPISAEFVSAEIHASSVPCLETIAFVETKKPHGPA, encoded by the coding sequence ATGTACAAATCCTCTCAACAACCCGAGGTGCCCTCACGGCTCCATGTGATACTTGAACCGCGTGCCGGTCATTCCCTCCAGGAAATCCTCACAGCATTGGAACACCTAGACGCCACTGAGATTGATCCGATCAGCGCCGAGTTTGTTTCAGCTGAGATCCACGCAAGCTCAGTGCCCTGCCTAGAAACTATTGCGTTCGTGGAAACAAAGAAACCCCACGGGCCAGCTTAA
- a CDS encoding TNase-like domain-containing protein (MaGe:77310778), which translates to MRTFGKDRYDLTLADVVLPDGDNLKQQLVKVGMCWWYCKYAPRNAVLEELETDAGEKRMGLWAEAQPIPSWEWRKAKRPPHALRDPVDVIRLIS; encoded by the coding sequence ATGCGGACATTCGGAAAGGATCGCTATGATCTGACCCTCGCAGATGTCGTCCTACCGGATGGAGACAATCTCAAACAGCAACTCGTGAAAGTAGGAATGTGTTGGTGGTATTGCAAATATGCACCGAGAAATGCGGTGTTAGAGGAGCTCGAAACAGACGCAGGGGAGAAGCGAATGGGGCTCTGGGCTGAGGCTCAGCCCATTCCGTCATGGGAATGGCGGAAGGCTAAACGACCCCCCCACGCCTTACGTGATCCGGTTGACGTCATCCGACTCATTAGTTAA
- a CDS encoding Cytochrome-c peroxidase (MaGe:77310779) has protein sequence MRVVLGSILTISTWAVIQFGGASYATAGTQEKPPSKRTPVVLNSLLGLENPNDRLLAGNVLTEGQIQLGRLLFFDKRLSIDQSIACASCHIATVAFTDSRPVSRGVRGLTGDRNAPTIINRVFGKQLFWDGRAATLEEQSLGPLVNSVEHGFLVYDDVVKTLRSIRGYRKLFMEVFSENITIENIGIALANFQRTILSGNSPVDRFDYGVDLNALTQSAQRGFRVFQGKGRCIRCHAGPNYTDEQFHNLGIGWESSHVDLGRYAITHQPEDIGAFKTPTLREISRTAPYMHDGRFNTLREVINFYNHGGVKNPFQDNTIGSLFLSDEEREDLEAFLTALNGEGWQHVLPPASFPK, from the coding sequence ATGAGAGTCGTCTTGGGCTCGATACTGACGATCAGCACGTGGGCGGTCATTCAATTCGGGGGGGCATCATATGCGACAGCCGGCACCCAGGAGAAACCTCCTTCCAAACGGACTCCCGTAGTTCTGAACTCCCTCTTAGGCCTCGAGAATCCCAATGACCGTCTTCTTGCTGGAAACGTATTGACCGAAGGGCAGATCCAGCTCGGACGACTGTTGTTTTTCGACAAGCGGCTCTCCATCGATCAATCAATTGCTTGCGCAAGTTGCCACATCGCTACAGTGGCGTTTACGGACTCTCGCCCGGTCTCAAGAGGGGTCAGAGGTTTGACTGGCGACCGTAATGCTCCGACGATCATCAATCGTGTCTTTGGCAAGCAGCTGTTTTGGGATGGGCGCGCAGCCACGCTGGAAGAACAATCCCTCGGTCCGTTAGTAAACTCCGTAGAGCATGGGTTTCTCGTTTACGATGACGTAGTGAAGACGCTCAGGTCCATTCGGGGCTACCGCAAGTTATTCATGGAAGTATTTAGCGAAAACATCACTATAGAAAATATTGGGATCGCTCTCGCAAATTTTCAACGAACGATATTGTCCGGCAATAGCCCTGTAGACCGTTTCGATTACGGTGTCGACCTCAACGCTTTGACGCAGTCAGCCCAACGGGGATTTCGTGTTTTTCAAGGAAAGGGCCGTTGTATACGATGTCACGCGGGACCAAATTATACAGATGAACAATTTCATAATTTGGGAATTGGTTGGGAATCGAGTCACGTGGATTTAGGACGATATGCCATAACCCATCAGCCTGAGGATATTGGAGCATTTAAAACACCTACCTTGCGAGAGATCTCCCGTACGGCCCCATATATGCACGACGGTCGCTTTAACACCTTGAGGGAGGTCATCAACTTCTATAACCATGGGGGAGTAAAGAATCCGTTTCAAGACAATACGATCGGTTCACTATTTCTTTCGGACGAAGAACGAGAGGATCTTGAAGCATTTTTAACTGCTCTAAATGGAGAAGGGTGGCAACATGTTCTGCCGCCGGCGTCTTTCCCAAAGTAA
- a CDS encoding CytochromeP460 domain-containing protein (MaGe:77310780) — protein sequence MYSMSKRKSTLVIAALLGGLLWYSGSVGVVAQAGEGNGGSKTVEYTPEGKMKRLSPAAYRKWVYVGTPVTPNDMNDGKANFPEFHNVYMDPESFAYLEKTGKYRDGTVLVKELVSVGQKEASSGAGYFQGEFIGLEVSVLDTKRFPKDPGHWGYFSFGHSYPLKEVSLPNKVDECNRCHEANATDFVFSKHYPVIRAAIAAAGK from the coding sequence ATGTACAGCATGTCAAAACGGAAGAGCACGTTAGTGATTGCTGCGTTACTCGGAGGATTGCTTTGGTATTCGGGGAGTGTCGGTGTAGTCGCTCAAGCTGGAGAGGGGAATGGAGGCTCGAAAACGGTCGAGTATACGCCAGAAGGTAAGATGAAGAGGCTCTCGCCAGCGGCCTACCGGAAGTGGGTTTATGTCGGCACGCCGGTTACGCCGAATGATATGAATGATGGGAAAGCCAACTTCCCGGAGTTTCACAATGTGTATATGGACCCCGAAAGCTTTGCCTATTTGGAAAAGACCGGGAAGTACCGTGACGGGACTGTGTTGGTGAAAGAATTGGTCAGCGTGGGGCAGAAAGAAGCCAGCAGCGGGGCTGGATATTTTCAAGGAGAATTTATTGGCCTTGAGGTATCGGTCCTGGATACCAAGCGCTTTCCAAAGGACCCAGGACACTGGGGGTATTTCAGCTTTGGACATTCCTATCCGCTCAAGGAAGTATCCTTACCGAATAAGGTCGACGAGTGCAACCGATGTCATGAGGCCAATGCCACCGACTTTGTATTTTCGAAGCACTACCCTGTGATTCGAGCAGCCATCGCAGCGGCAGGAAAGTAG